gtaaaaaaacaaagttttatATTACAGATCacataaaattaacacatgtacCTGTAgtaaatgtttaataaaatttttatggcGTCCAGCGTACACGGCTAGCTGTATgcaaggtatatatatatatatatatatatatatatatatatatatatatatatatatatatatatatatatatatatatgtgtgtgttgTTGTTATTTGTTAATAATGAATATAGTAAATACATCTATCTTAgtccacatacatgtaccttagcCGGGGTGCTGTATCTTCAGCTTGTTTAATGACGAGGTATTTATCTGATAACATTAGCGCATTTCACATACAGTTGATATACCGcgagtgctctctctctctctctctctctctctctctctctctctctctctctcttgttacTTACTAGTAATCAATTTCATGTAAATTCAATCGtaacatttattcaaatttcaaatgtcAGTTGTCATGTTACAAGCAACATGCAGATCTAGAAATATTGATTCTTtgataatgttaaattttcatttctaaaaattgaagaaaaaaatcagttttaccAATTGTCGCttgcaaaatttgttttccCTCTCGAAATGTTTTTCgacgttttaaaaagtttccATTGTATCGATTGggttatgaaattttttttttaaccagttccgctaaaacttgttaaaatcacCCAATATTTTAAGCAACTGCACAACAATTCAATATAATTTAGATGCCGTTGTCAACTGAGGTGTCCCACGTATCTTTATAAAGATTCCTCAAAAAAGCCCCAAAATGGTTACTTTGCTCACACGTAGCAAAATTGTTTTACTATAGTAGTGGAAAAAGTAGTAAATGTTTGCGTACACAAAATTTCTACTAAAAATATTAGAGATGTCAAATCGGTCAATTTTTAGTACTTGGTTACTCGGACGTTTttccgatcgagtacccgggtacATTGACGGTATGTTGTAGTTTGGTGCAACGATGGACATCAGTTTTTTAAAGCCTTTGCCTTCGACCATTTGTAACGGCATGTAATCAAACACAACCATATCAACAATCGCACGTGTAATATCATCTGTCTCTTTTCCCGAGAATTTACGGCTTCTTGGAGAATTGACAAAATTTGTCATTCCCCTCCGTATAGGATAAGTTTACTTCGCACAGCTGACATTTtacgtttaatttttttttaatcttttaaaatatttccagacTTTTGAAGTCGGTGCGGCATTTTAGGTCTGTTCAATTTCTCTACTGTGTgctatctaatttatataatagactatataaacgatgttcattgaaaacaaatcattaaagtaagcCAAAAAATAAGGGTAGAAGACAGCCAAAGGTGAGAAAAGCTAGGTAACAGGTGCTTGGTCACGATAGTTACTATATAAACATTGCCACAGGCGATAAAGGTCATTTAGCATATTTAGAGGCGTAGGAATCCTAATTACTGTATGTACAAGTGCAAtggacattttaagttttaaaaccgatgttttaatgtattattaaatcaacttagaaatattaaaaaatatacatccgagtaaccgagtaccGATTTTAGTATTCGATATACGGACGTTcgatcgagtacccggttaaacgagtactcgttgacatccctaAAAAATATCTTTGGTCAGTAAATTGCTTTGTTCCTCAGAACTCCGCCTTTTCCTCTCAGTAATTGGTTTAGATTCATAGGTAGGCGGGACCTAGGATTGTTTGGCAGCTTTGATGCCACACAGGTAAGCTTGAACCCTAAAAATTCGAGCAGAGCGTGCATTGGCGCGAAAACcaatttgttataaaaagaaCTACATGCAAAACTAAAGAGGAGTTCGCCCGAATGCGGGAAGGAAGGTGGACGCTTGATAGAGGTACATGTAAGACTGTGCtttgataaagtaaaattataatattgataatttattcAAGCTTTTTAGggtatctttttaatttgacatagttatatatatatatatatatacaagtctATAGTATTGGTATGAATTgaatgattttgaataaattccaCAATGTAATAAAGTTATATTCTATAGATGTAAATTTTTCCGATACAATTTTTTGGTCTGTATGGTTAGTTTGTAACTTAGTACACGACATAGAACTTGAACAgaagtgtttattttttatagatgAAGTTTATCCTGACGACTTTTCTGGCTCTGGTCGTGGTTTCGGCCATATTTGCTCAGACCGGAAATGATGTTGCCGACCAAGGACTCGAGGCCGGAACGGAACTGGCGCAAGCAATCGCCGACAAAAACTTCGCAGGAACTATGAGTAAACTCGCAACGAAGGTGGGTCCGTACTTGGGAATGGTGGGGCCAGTGATTGGAATCCTCTTCTCCCTTGCGGGGGCGAGTCAAGATTCGGCCGAGCTGCAGTTCATGAGAAACATGTTGGCCAAAATTGAAAACCGGTTCGACCAAGTAGACCAGCGACTGGATGACATTGCACGCAAAATCGACTGGAACACTGTTCGAATCCAGTTCTTCTCATTCGAAAAGAAAATTCTCCCCATGAAAATAGAACTGGACAAGTTCTTCAACGCCTCCAACAACGACGAGTTGACCAGTTTCCAAAACGCGTTTACAAACATGTATGAATGCGTGTACGAGAACAGTGGCCAAATGCTGTACGACCACATCATATCGGGAGAGTCCACATTCTCAAGTAATTTACTTGTGGAGGCCATGCGCGCCAATGAATACGACCGCAAGGAAATTCAAGTGTTCATGTTGGGCCTTACAAAACTCATTCTTGTGGGGAGTCAGATCGAAATGGCATACTACAAACTCAAGCATCCGTCTTCTCTGGATAGACTAAAAACGAAATGGGCCGCTCAGATGATGAAACTAAGCCAGGCCATGAACGCAGCCGACAGGGAGGTTATGGGAAAATACAGAGATGTCGCCATGAATGACGCCAAGAGGATTTTAACATTCAACAAAGGCGCTAAAAACCAGAACGTGGCGAAAGCAGTGTACAGTAAGCTGAGCACTAAATTTTACTGGAGAAACTGGTTTGTGGCTGTGTACAACGCCATTAGAGGTGACAACAATCATCAGATGTGGGTATGTAATGGTGGCATCTCCCTCCGACAGGACGGATTCAATTTGTTAGTGGCAAGCAATTCGGAAAATACAGCAGCACTGAACCAAAACACGGCTAAAGGGATTATCAATGGCGCGACTATGGTGAAAAAAGGATGGTGGTTCCATAAAAGAAACCTGAATGCCAAGGAAATTTTCGATGGGGTTTCCACAGTCAGAAGCTGCAGCAAGTACTCCGGATTTGGTGTGATCAAATCAAATGCAAATTTCCACGCTAAAGCTGAAAGTTCCCGACTTGTAACCAGCAACAGAGGATCTTACTTGTTTTTCTTGTTCCATTAAAGGTACAATGTagcgcattgaagtggtaaaaAGTTTGCGTTTGAATGGAATGTTCTAAGCTTTGTATCGAACGTCAAGTGTTacataagacacgcccatttcaatgttttgaagtgtattttaatattataaatatgatttcatAAACAACATAAAAGACATAATTATGCAATGGGGAGTATTTTCCACAAGGAAATTCAAAGTGCGTGCATGTTAAAACCGTCTAAAAAATATGGAAACGGTACGTCCAAGAAGgtacatatacattgtaacGAATGCTATTTTCctcgtttca
This is a stretch of genomic DNA from Crassostrea angulata isolate pt1a10 chromosome 4, ASM2561291v2, whole genome shotgun sequence. It encodes these proteins:
- the LOC128180269 gene encoding cephalotoxin-like protein gives rise to the protein MKFILTTFLALVVVSAIFAQTGNDVADQGLEAGTELAQAIADKNFAGTMSKLATKVGPYLGMVGPVIGILFSLAGASQDSAELQFMRNMLAKIENRFDQVDQRLDDIARKIDWNTVRIQFFSFEKKILPMKIELDKFFNASNNDELTSFQNAFTNMYECVYENSGQMLYDHIISGESTFSSNLLVEAMRANEYDRKEIQVFMLGLTKLILVGSQIEMAYYKLKHPSSLDRLKTKWAAQMMKLSQAMNAADREVMGKYRDVAMNDAKRILTFNKGAKNQNVAKAVYSKLSTKFYWRNWFVAVYNAIRGDNNHQMWVCNGGISLRQDGFNLLVASNSENTAALNQNTAKGIINGATMVKKGWWFHKRNLNAKEIFDGVSTVRSCSKYSGFGVIKSNANFHAKAESSRLVTSNRGSYLFFLFH